Within the Criblamydia sequanensis CRIB-18 genome, the region CCAAGGAATTCCGACTCTCTCGCCAATTTTATGCTTTGAGACATTTTCTCCAAGCTTATCGATAATTCCAACGACTTGATGGCCCGGGATGAGAGGCAATTTAGGATGGGGAAGTTCACCATCAACAATATGCAGATCCGTGCGGCAAACCCCGCAAGCTTTTACTTTAATTAAAACTTCATAAGGCTTTGGAATTGGGCAAGGAAGGTCTTTTAATAGTAACGGTTGACCAACTTCCTCTAATACCATGGCTCTCATGCATTACCTATCGTTTATTTATTTCTCGGGTGAATGGGGTGAAGCCCATAAAAAGTTAGATAGTCCCATGAGTTCCTTCCCACATACCTTGTTAATGAAGCATTAATACAATTAATGTAAATATTAAGACAATTGTTCTAGAAATAAGAACCTTATTTATCATGAACCTAGGCGTATTTACCGAACAACTTTTCCAATTTATGTTTGCGATACTCAAAAATTGCTTCAATCTCCTTTCTCACCTTAAAGGCAATCAAAATTCTTCCCAAGAGACTCAACAATAGACTTCTTTTAAAACTCGCTTTGCTTCAAAGAATAGGCTGGTTTTGTGTAAATTTTTTTATAAATTTTGAAAGTATAGGATAACTTAGGAATGAAAAATTCAGGAAAAAGGTTGCCAAAAACAGCTATTTTAACAATCGAAAGGAGTTTCGAAAGAAGTTTAATAGTTGATAGTGAACAGTATTAAGAATTACTACCTCATTTGTTATTCTATAACCGATGCAATTCGTATTTCTAATCTGACTCTATCGTTATAAAATATTTACTTTCATGTGCCTTTATGCTTATATCACTTATTCAGCTTATAAGGATATGCGGAGTCATTCATGACCTTTTTGAAACTTTACTGCGTCTCTCTCATAGTTTTTTTTATAATCGACCTTGTTTGGTTAGGCATTATTGCCAAAAATCTTTATAGGGATCAGATAGGTTTCCTGATGTCAGACAAAGTCAAGTGGCTTCCGGCTTTGATATTCTATTTCCTATATATCGCAGGTCTTGTCTTTTTTGCCATACTACCGGCGGTAAAGGAAGAGAACTGGGTTGCAGCATTAACATACGGTGGATTTTTTGGTCTTGTGTGCTATGCGACGTATGATTTAACCAATCTTGCGACACTAAAAGGTTGGCCTATAAAAATTGCCATCTATGATCTTCTATGGGGAGCTTTCATTTCGGGAGTTACAAGCCTCATTACTTTTTGGATAGGCTCTCATTGGAAAAATTACTTCAGTTAAACCTAAAATTTAGCCTAGAGTATTATCCTGCGATCGTGAAAGAAGCCTTTAAAGAACCGAATAAAATTTCGAAAGAAGTCTAATGAAGAAAATTATCTGACCGTATTTGCTTCCAATTATTTAGATCCGCCTTTAGATCCAACCTATTCAGGCTCCAATGTAGGCATATATCTATTATTGAGAAGAATTACAGGCAATTCCGGGTTAAAATACGAGGACCATAGGCTCAAGTTCGAGCTTGTCCTGATGAGCAGATCGCATCTGGAAAGTAAGCAAGCGTCTATTAAAGCTTCTTCTCCAACCGTATAATTATTTTTATTTGCAAAATGAACGCCAGCGCTGCCGCTATGTGATCGGACGGCATCGAGGGCAACGACATTAGAATATCTGCTCTTTGCATGTTCTAAAAATTCGATCTCATCGGTTGCAATAAAAAGAAGGCATGGTTTTTCTAAGGGTATGTGCTTCTCAACTTCTTTAAAAACTTTCTCATAGGCTATTCTTGGCGCTTCTTTTACTTTATCGGTTCCCCTGTAGTGAATGCCGATTGTGTAGTAATCAAGAAAATAGCGGCAAATAAACGTATCAATTTTTTCTTGGATCTCGGGCTTTATATGAATGTATTTATTAATTAATTGAGAGGCGATGTCTCTTGGAATCAATCTTCTTTGCTCCCAGGCTTTGTAATACTGCTCTTGGGTTGGATAAGCTAGGTGTGAATCTCTTTTTTCTCCCGCATAAACAGGCTCAAAATAATAAGTCCACCAATTTAAGCCTCGAGCCGGGTCATAGTAAAGGCCATATTTATCAAAATCGACAGTAAGCCCGGAAACTTTTGGAAGCTGCCCTGTTTCAAACATGTATAGCTGTCCGAGCACTTGATTTGCAGCTGCAAACATTCCTAACCCTGGATTTTTGTCCAATCTAATTACACGAAATTCATTAGCGTATAAACAAGAGCTAAAGAGAAAAATATATAATAGAATTCTACATAGCATCGTAATTATACCTTTTTAAGATATCTGAAAGCTCTATTTTAATCCTGTCTAAGGATCCATCGTCATAACAGCCATTATGCTTTAAAGGCTTTCCTTGAGGGGGATATTTGGCAAGGGCTCGATCTATATCTTCTTGATCAAAAGAGAACCCGGCAATTTGTAAAATATGATTGAGATAGATTTCAGGGTTCGCCAAGAGATCTTCATAGCGTATGATTTGAACCCCCGGCTGGAGCTCCCAGAATTCATAAAATTTTCTCCAGCCGTGGATGAATTCATTCAGACTTTTTTTGTCTATCTTGTCTTCTTTTCCCCCTCTATAAACATAAAAAGAATAAAAGGAATCAATGGGGTGTCTTATTAAGCAAATTGCAGACTTTGGGGTTGGATTAATTTTTGTTTTTGGTTTTAAAAAAGGATAATGTGTTTTTATAAGGACCGGATCATCCAGGGTTGGGTATCTGCAATGGCCTTCGTAGCCATGATCTGTACAGTAAGCCCCCCATGGGAAAACATTTTGAAGATGCGGAAAATTTCTGTCTCGATAAACTGAACTTGTCGCAATATGGGTCGCTTCTTCAACCAAAAATCGCACCCAATGATTACCGGATCTTGGAAAAGATGCCAGATAGACGGTATTCCATTCCTCTGCAAAAATTAGAGATTGAGCTAAGCAAAAAATAAAAATTAATCGATACATGAAGTTCCTTAAGTTTGTGTTGATTCCCAACTGAAACGCGACTATCCAAATTTGGAATAATCTACGCTTTGAAATGTTTGTAAAGAGGGTAATCAGAATTTAAAGTAAATTTTGCATATATTTAACAAAAAAATTTTTACCACAGGACATTAATTTTTCCCCATTAAAACTTCTGTAATTTCCAAAAGCTCTTCTATTTCTTAAATGATCAGCTTTACCAACTGTTTGATTAGACTTCTTTCGAAAGTCGCTTTGATTGGAAGAATGGGCTGGTTTTATGCAAATTTTTTGATAAATTTTGAATGCATAGGATAACCTATGCATGAAAAATTTAGGAAAAAAGATGCCAAAAACAGCTATTTAAACATTGAATGGAGTTTGAAAGAAGTCTATTAATCCCTAAAGTGATTTTAGGGGCTATTCAATTATTTAAAACGCTTATAAAAATCCGTTGCAGCCAAAGGTATAGATAAGACCAAGTCCTATCGAGTTGTTATAGAAATGAGAGCCGCCTTGGTGGTATTTGTATTCCAAAGTAAGCTTCGTATTGCAGAAGAGAGGGTAGACAATCCCTGTCATCACTTGCCAAGAAAATTGGTGCCACTTTTGGTTAAAAATGACAAGAGAATTTGAGGAATGCATTTCTGAAAAATCATAGCCTATCCCTGCTCCAATAAAGGAATGGATATTCCAGCATACAAAGTTCCAGCAAGGCAAATTGCATATAAGATTGGCCATATACGAGGAAGTCTGAAAATGCCCATGATGAGAAGAACCTTGTCCTACAAACTCTATTTTAGATAGGCTATTTCTCCTAAATGCATATTCACCTTCCAAGATCAAGCCGTTGCAGAAACGATAGCCCAAAGAACCCGCAAGAATATGTCCCGCATTATATTTAGCTCTAGTGTCACTGATCTCAGTACTTTGCAGAAAGTTAACACCCCCGAAAAGCTTTGCATATACATTCGTTTTATCAAAACAAAAATTTCCTAGAAAAAAGCAAGAGGGCAACTCGCAACATTCTTGAGCTTGTAACCTAGCCGTCAATACAACTAGGAGCGATATTACAAGTAGCTGAATTTTTTTTATCATATCGATAACTCATTCATATTATTAATGTTTTAAGGCGCGTTTTATAATTTCGCTACTACGTAATCCGATCATCATAGCCGCAGCTGCCGTATTGATATCTGGTATCACAGGACAGATGGAATTATCGGCTACAAAAACGTTCCTTGTGCCATAGACACGAGTCTCTCCATCTACCACCCCACCTTCACTTAGAGGAGCCATTTTACAGTGGGATGTAAAATGGTGGACATCTAATGAAAGGTTAGTGTTATTTCTCACATACTGCTCAACTACAGCGTCATTATAACCCGAAAGGATAACGAGGTTTATCGGGTCTGTTGGAATGGGTTGGTAGTAAGGGGGATCAATAGGCGCTAATTGCGTTAACATATCGCGGATATAGACCTTGACCGCGTTCTTCATATCTTCGAGATCAGGGGGACTTTGATAAAAACCATCGTCGGCTGCAGCTATTTGAAAGGAGTTGTCACTTTGAATATTGACGCTGCCCTCGCTCACCGGATTTAATAACTCAAATCCCATGGCGATGACTGCAGGCGTCTGTCCTGTCGCAGGTATGTATTCAAACAAAATTTGCAGCATGCGCGGGTCGCTTGCGCTTCCTCCTACTACCGGCAAGTAAACATTATGAATGGTAAAAGCATAAGGGGCTCCCGGAGGCACCCCATTGGTATTTGGATTTGCAAGCAACGTAACAAACATGAGAGGATGGTTTTGGAGATGCTTTCCTACGTTTTCGTTAATAAAAACAGGTTTTATCCCTGCATTGTCTAAAACAGCTGCCGGCCCGATTCCGGAAAGCTGCAGCAACTTGCTGCTATTGATGCCGCTTGCCAAGACCACCGCTTTTTTCGCGCGTGCTTCAAAGCACTGTCCATCTTTTACATAAATTACTTTTTTGGCCACTCCATGCCTGTTAAATACTATTTTTACTGCCACAGCGTCGAAGAGAAGAAACAGTTTGTGACCGTTAACTCCTTGACCTCCCGGAGTCATGACCGTGCCATTTAAATAAGCGGTTGCGCTGCTAGCTCGCTCGGTGCCTGAGGGGTCAATAAACCACTGGGCGCGAGGGTCTATGCAATTCTCTACGCTTGGGTCATTATAATCTTGAACAGTTGGAATCCCGGGAAAGGCTGCTTGAGATGCAGGCAAAAGTACATTAGCAGTTATTTGCGACACAGTAGGGGTCTGCAACACACTAAGAGCGCCGTTTGTCCCCCTTGCGTCGGGAGTGGTGGTTAATCCTTGGTAATTCTCAAGAGCTTTAAAAGTTGCCAAAATATTATCAAGGCTCCAGTTGCTGCTGCCTGAAACTGATTCCCATCGCGAATAGACGGCATCCGAGCCGCGGCCATAGTATAAACCGTTAATCGAAGCGCCGCCGCCTAATCCCAATCCTGTCGTCCAGTCACTTGTTCGGCCATTGATTCCAGGCATTGGCAGGGTTTGATTCCAACCGGGCCAGAAATACTGGGGCTTTCCGGTTCCGGCTAACAAGAATGCCGGAAGACCTACAGCTTTAATGGCCGGATCATTTGTTATATTGGGTCCCCCTTCAATTCCCAAAACCGAATACTGGCCGTTTTTTGATAACTGGTGCATCAAAACACAACCTGACGCTCCCCCGCCAATAACTATGATATCCGCTTCTAGTTTGTCCGCCGACATTTGGCATCTATAAGGAGGATTGTGATTGCCAAAAAGGTTGGCACAAGCTGTTGCTAAAGTGAGGATAAAAAATTTAAGTTTCATAGCTCATTCCTTCGAAGGCATGTTGTCACAAGTCAAAGTAAAATTTAGTCATCACCATATTTGAAAGAGTTAAATATTTGCCAATTAAAAAGTTTTAGAAAATAATGCAGCTTCCAAATTTTGAAAAGATTTAGACAGGAGCTTTAAACTTGATTGCCGAATGGATTTTAAAAAAACGTTAATGATAAAAAATAAATCCTTTTAACATTTTAAAATCTTCTTTAGAACTGCTTATTACAGTAAAGTCATGCGTAAATGGGGATGGATTCATGGCAAAAATTTTAGTTACCGGAGCGAATGGGTTTGTGGCAAAAAGGCTAATCGTTGATCTTTTGAATCAAGGTCATCAGATTTTCGCTATGTGCCGCATTAAAGGCACTCAAGCTTTTGCTGAAGACAGGCCTAATCTTCAATATATTTGGGGGGACTTAAGGAATCCTGAAACTCTAAAAATGATTCCTGAAGATATCGAAGCCGCCTATTACCTTGTCCATTCCATGTCCGATATTGTCAACAATCTAGTCGATACAGAAATGGAGGTTGTGGAGCAGTTTCTAAACGGAGTTAAACGCACTAGAATCAAGCAAATTATTTATTTGGGAGGGATTATTAATGATGAAAAGAAATTATCCCCTCACCTTAAGTCGCGATTATTGGTAGAAAATTCTCTTAAAGAAAGCGGCATTCCTTGCACGGTTTTAAGAGCAAGTATCATTATCGGGGCAGGCAGCGCCTCTTTTGAAATCATAAGGGACTTATGTGAAAAGCTGCCGTTAATGGTCGCCCCGAAGTGGGTAAATTCGCGCTGTCAGCCAATCGCCATCGGGGATGTTTTATTTTACCTTTCTTATGTACTGCTAAATGAAAAATGCTTTAATAAAACTTTTGACATTGGAGGCCCGGAAGTTTTGACTTTTGAAGAGGTATTGCTTAGATACGCAAAATTTAGAAATCTTAAAAGATGGATAATAAAAGTCCCGGTCCTCACTCCCCGCCTGTCCAGTTATTGGCTCGTTTTCATTACCTCTGTTCGCTATTCTCTTTGTTCCTACTTGGTAGAAAGCATGAAAACGAACTCTGTCGTCCAAAGGGATGAAATTAAAAAAATTGCTCCACATGATTGCTTGACTTATAAAGAAGCCCTTGAATTAGCCTTTCAAAAGATTTCACAAAATGAGGTGGTTTCCAGTTGGATGGACTCATGGGATATTCGAGGAACGGATCCAAACATTGAGAATTATATCCAAGTTCCAAGCGAAGGGTGCTTAAAAGATGAGAGAAGAGTCTTAATTCAGGATTCAAAAGCCTCTGCTATAGATAGAATATGGAGGATTGGCGGAAGCTCCGGCTATTATGCTTTGAATTGGGCTTGGCATTTAAGAGGTTTATTTGATCAAATGATTGGAGGAATTGGTTTAAATAGAGGAAGAAGACATGCTTCTGAAATTCAAGTTGGGGATTCTATCGATTTTTGGCGAGTGATTCACTCTGATAAAGACAAAGGAGATCTCATACTTTATGCTGAAATGAAACTTCCGGGAGAAGCTTGGCTTCAGTTTAAAATTGAACCAAAAAATCATGAGTGGTTCCTTGTTCAAACAGCGACTTTTCGGCCTAAAGGAATTCTAGGCAGGCTCTATTGGTATGCCCTAACTCCTTTTCATTTCGTTATTTTTCGGAAAATGGCGGAGGCTTTAGCCGGTAAAAAAATTAAACTTAAACTACTGTGATAAATTTAAGCTTTTTATAATTTTTTTAAGATTAATGCCTTTTCCAAGGACTGGTTTAAAGATATCGCCATTACTTTTAATTCTCTCCATGGCATTTTTTATAGTATATTTCTCCGGTTTTAGTCCTTTTTTAACCTCATCCCAATGCAACGGCATAGATACGGGGGCAAAAGGTCTAGGCCTTATAGAATAGGGGGCCGCCAAAGTGGCTTTCGGTCTATTTTGCAAGAAATCCACATAAATTTTTCCTTGCCTTTTGATACTATATCTCTCAATGCTTGTGATTTTTGGAACTTCTTGATGAACAAGTGCGGCTATCGCCCTCCCAAAACCTTGGCATTCTTCGTAAGTATATTTAGCTCCCATAGGGATATAAATATGAACCCCGGTTGCGCCTGAAGTTTTAAAGTAGCCTTCAATCTTTAAACTATCAAGCACTTGTTTGACCATCAAAGCCACCTCTATAACCTCTTTAAAAGAATTTTTTTCAGAAGGGTCTATGTCAATAATGCACCAAGTGGGGTAATCCGGATGCTTAACAGTGCTATTCCAAGGGTTCATTTCGATAGATCCCAAATTTGCCATCCATAACAAATCCGCCTCATCCTTAACCACTAAAAAGTTTTTGTCTTCCCCTAAGCTTGTGCGATAGGGAAATTGTTGTATCCAAAAAGGAGCTGATTTTGTCACATCTTTTTGATAAAAGCTTAACCCATTGATGCCATTTGGAAAACGATTTAGAGATTGAGGCCGGTCTTTCAAATAAGGTAAAATGGTGGACGCTATTTGATAATAATAATTGAGAAGATCTCGTTTTGTATAACCATTATCCGGCCAAAAGATCTTTTTTAAATGATTAAATTTTAATTCATGACCCTGAATTATTTTCACCTGCGTGTCTTCAAAAGGATTCAATAAAGTTTTTCTTTCTCTATTTTTTTCCGCTTTAATTTTAATCACCGGTTTTTTTGACGCTTTTGGACTAGTTATTGACAGCTCCTCATGGACTTCATGAGCGTTCTTATCGAGTCGAATTCCTTTGAAAGAAGGATGTCTCATAATACCCTCTCGACTTAATCCAATATAGCTTACTTCGCAAACAAGCTTTGGCTTAAGCCAAATAGCTTCAGAGGGTTTGGGATTCGGGTTAAAGCGAGTGGGTTTGCTAATTTCAGGCTCAAATGAAAATGGGCATTTTTTGATTTTCAACTTGTTAAATTTTTCTAAGAGGTCCTTTTGAACTTTCTTGTTAAAGCCGGTTCCTATCTTTCCCATAAATTGGAGAGCGCCATTTTTGTACACGCCAACCAATAAGGCGCTAAAAAGCTTAGGGGTATTTTGATTTTTTGTATAACCTCCAATAACCACTTCGTGTCTTTTTTGCACTTTTAATTTAAGCCATAGCGGACTTCTAACTCCGGAAAGGTAAACGCTGTCCGCATTTTTTGCGATCGCTCCTTCTAATTGCATATTTTTAGCGGCGTCTAAAAAATCTTCCGGATCAGCATCAAAGCTTTGACTTATTCTAAGAGCTGGATTATTGAACTTAAGCTGATTTAATATCTCTTTTCTTTGACTTAAAGGAAGTTCTGCAAGTTCGTTTCCTTTTAACCATAGGACATCAAAAACATAGTAAATAATTTCTCCATCGGCTTCGCTTCGCCAATTTTGCAAACTCTCGAAATCGGCTATTCCATTTTCGTTTACGACAACAATTTCTCCATCTAAAACTGCATCTAAGTTTGAATTCTGCAAGGCTTCAACGATTGGATAAAATTTTTCATTAAAGGATTTATTATTTCGGGAGATAAGGTCTACTTTATTTTTATCGCAAAAAGCTAAAGCCCTATAGCCATCCCATTTTATTTCATAAAGCCATTTTCCTTGAGTTGGCGGGGAATCAGCAAGAGTTGCCAACATGGGACGCAAACTTTTAAAGAATTTGTTTTTTTTAATTTTCAACTCTATTTCCAATTTCAATGTTCTAAAAGTGGCTTGTCATCACGATATATCGATTAAAACATGAATTCCAAGGTAATGTATGCAGAATACCTAATACCTAAAATATTTTTTGAGTAAAATTAAAATAAATTGTACTTTGCAAACAAAAATCAGGAACCTTTTAATGCTATTTGGGCAAAAAAATGAGAAAGAAATTTCTTCGCTTGGCGTTGAAAGCTATATTGCCCTCTTGGCAATTATCTGTATAACTTTGCATTTAGCTTTCCAATATGCTCTTCCAAAATTCCAAGCCTATGCGCTTTATCCCCTGTACATTACTCTTGCCTTAGGAGGAAGTCTTCTCGTTCTGGAGCTAATACGTAATTTGATAAATTTTCAGTTTGGTTCAGATTTACTCGCCGGAATCTCTATCATTGCTTCCATTTTGTTAGGAGAGTATTTAGCCGGATCATTAGTTGTCTTAATGCTATCCGGTGGTCAAACAATAGAAAGCTACGCCATTAGGTCAGCTTCGAAAATGCTTGAGGTTCTTGCAAAAAGATCGCCGACTATCGCCCACCGAAAAAAAAATGAGGCTATAGAAGACATTCCCGTTGAAAAAATTGCTATCGGGGATACCCTTTTAATATTTCCGCATGAGATATGCCCTGTAGATGGAGAAGTGACCTCCGGAAATGGCGTGATGGATGAATCGTATTTAACCGGCGAGCCTTTCCTTATCTCCAAAGCTCCCGGCTCTGAAGTTCTTTCCGGCTCTATCAACGGAGAAGCTTCTTTAACCATTAAATCAACTAAACTTGCGCAAGATTCCCGCTACGCTAAAATCATGCAAGTCATGTCTGAAACAGAACAAAAACGCCCTCAAATGCGTCGGCTCGCCGACCAATTAGGGGCTTGGTATACTCCCCTAGCTATCATCATTGCAATTTTAGCATGGGTGATTAGCGGCGATGCCGTGCGCTTTCTAGCCGTTCTAGTTATTGCGACGCCTTGTCCCTTATTGATTGCCATACCTGTCGCCATTATTGGCTCGATTTCTTTATGCGCCAAACGCGGTATCTTGATTAAAAATCCCATCGTCTTAGAGCAAATAGATCAGTGTAAGACCATGATTTTCGATAAAACAGGGACGCTTACTTACGGAAAACCTTCATTAACAGATCAGACAGTTTATAATAATTTTGACCCTAAAGAAATTCTCAAACTAGTCGCAAGCATTGAAAGATATTCAAAACATCCTTTGGCAAGCGCCATTCTTGATAAAGCCGGGGAAGAAAACATTAAACTGCTTGATGTCCAGCAAATCAGCGAACCAAAAGGCTCAGGGCTTCTAGCAACTGTAGATAAGCATGAAGTTTTAATCACGAGCCGGAAACTTCTTACTAAAATGGGTTTAGAAAGGGATGTTTCACTCTTGCCTCAGGGAGCCGGACTAGAGTGTGTGATTCTTATCGACGGCAAACTTGCAGCTCACTATCGTTTCCGAGATTCTCCAAGATCGGAAAGTAAATCTTTTATTCACCATTTATTTCCTAAGCATGGGATCAAAAAAGTCATGATCATTTCTGGCGACCGTGAAGAAGAAGTTAAATATTTGGCAAATTATGTTGGAATTACCGAAGTTTATGCAGGCAAAAGCCCTGAGGAAAAAGTTGAACTCGTTGTAGAAGAAACTGAAAAAGCAAAAACGGCTTATCTTGGAGATGGCATAAATGATGCTCCAGCCCTACTTGCGGCAACAGTTGGAATTGCTTTTGGCAGAAGCAGCGACATCACAGCTGATGCTGCTGGAGCGGTTGTTATGGATAACAGCTTGAAAACAGTCGATGAGTTTATGCATATCAGCAAGAGAATGAGAGCGATTGCTCTAGAAAGTGCTCTTGGGGGTATGGCGCTTTCCGTATTGGGAATGATTATAGCAGCTTTTGGATTCCTTCCTCCAGTAGCTGGAGCTATTAGCCAAGAAGTAATTGATGTTTTTGCGATTTTGAATTCGTTAAGAACTATCTGGATGCCAACTAAAATTAGTGATATGTAATATTTTAAGTTTTTGGGATAAAATTATGAAGCAATTACCTTCTCTTTCAAGGTTTTTAACATGGTCGGCTAAGATGGCTGGCAATCCTATTACCTTTGTTATTGCCCTTTCTGTGGTAGCTATTTGGCTAATAATAGGATTTTTCTATGGTTTTAACGCAAAATGGATACTGATTCTTAATACCGTTGCAACACTCAATGCAGCCTTAATGGTTTTTATTATTCAAAATACACAAAATCGAGAAAACAAAGCTCTTCACTTAAAAATTGATGAACTCATAAGGGTAACTAAAGAAGCTACTGATGAATTTATTGCCATTGAAGAATTGGAAGAAGCTGAATTGGAGAAAATTAGAAAAAAAATCTTCAAAAATAAATCATAACAAAACAACCTAAAAAGGCATTCTTTTCAATTTTTTGCTTTTAAAATAATTTTTAAGGAATGTTTTTCGGATGAATTTTTAAATATCTCATAAGCTTGAAGTATTTCATCTAAATCAAAGTGATGGGTAATTAATTCATTGGGATTTAGTTTCCCATTTCTGTAAACCTTGAGAAGGTCGGGAATGCTGAAAGTATCGACTAATGCTGTTGTTAAAGTAATATTTTTGTTCCAAAGCTGTTCTAGATGCAGACTCACCTCTTTCCCATGCACACCAATATTTGCAATATGGCCGCCGGCGCCAACGATCGCTTGACAGGTATCAAAAGCCTCCGGTGTTCCGACAGCTTCTATAGCGACATCCACACCTTTGTTTTGGGTCATTTCCAAAATAGTGTTGACAGCGTTCTTAGTTACATCATTTATTATATAAGTTGCGCCTAGCTTTTTTGCGACTTCTAGTCGATAATTATCCCGATCAACAACAAAAATGGTCTCAGGTGTATAAAATTGAGCAGTTAGTAGCGTTGCTAAACCAATCGGCCCAGCGCCAATAATAGCTACCTTATCTCCTAATTTGATTCTTCCTTTGAGAACTCCTGTTTCAAATCCGGTGGGTAGAATGTCGCTAAACATTACAAAAGGCTCTTCATCAACACTATCCGGGATAGGGTAAAGGCTAGTATCGGCAAAAGGTATGCGAACGTATTCTGCTTGAGTACCATCTATCTTATGGCCAAGCAACCAACCTCCTCTCACACATTGCGAGTACATTTTATCTTTACAAAAGCTGCAAGTGCCGCAGGAGGTAATGCAAGATATTAATACCTTGTCGTTGACACGAAAATTCGAAACGGCATCGCCGACAGCCTCAATGATTCCTATTCCCTCATGACCGAGCGTTCGTCCTTTCTCTACCGTAGGGACATCGCCTTTCCAAATATGAAGATCTGTTCCGCAAATAGTGGTTGCCGTGATTTTCACTATGCAATCGGTCGGATTTATTATCTCGGGTTTAGGCTTATTTTCTACCTGAATTTTATTATTTCCTTGATAGACAAGGGCTTTCATTGATCTGCCTTTTGCTCTTAAATGTCTTATTGAGTTATTTGAGTAATATAGGAAATTATAATTATTTCCAAAGAGCCTTCTCTTATAGATTGAGAATAAGTACTTTCAATCGAAATGAAGTAAATCGCCGATAAAAACACACAACCTCTATCACCAATAGCCAGATTCCCTATTCGCTAACCACATACCTTAGAAAGCTTGCTTCATGCCACTCACGATAAGTACAGGAACCATCGGTTTTATTTCCGTATCTTGTGTCGCTTGTTAATGTTGATTTGGAATAGATAGGCGATCCATAGGGCATAAAAAAAACAGCTAGATTTTAACGCTCGATGGCACCTAATGCTTTATGCACACGATGTTCCGTTGCTCGAATGCCATCATCTTTGACAAGTTGACCAAATTCCCCTACTTGAAACATCATGACATCTAAATCATCGGAAACAACTTTTTTAAAAGGGGCTTCTTCGGAGGTTCTAACAAAAAGACCTGCTTCCATCGGTTCTTGAATTTGCTCTCCCTTAGCAAAATAAACCCCAGGAAGATTTGGAAAATCAGCATTAATTTTAATGAAGGCAGAAGGGAAT harbors:
- a CDS encoding DUF2177 family protein, which translates into the protein MTFLKLYCVSLIVFFIIDLVWLGIIAKNLYRDQIGFLMSDKVKWLPALIFYFLYIAGLVFFAILPAVKEENWVAALTYGGFFGLVCYATYDLTNLATLKGWPIKIAIYDLLWGAFISGVTSLITFWIGSHWKNYFS
- a CDS encoding nodulation protein NodZ, which encodes MFAAANQVLGQLYMFETGQLPKVSGLTVDFDKYGLYYDPARGLNWWTYYFEPVYAGEKRDSHLAYPTQEQYYKAWEQRRLIPRDIASQLINKYIHIKPEIQEKIDTFICRYFLDYYTIGIHYRGTDKVKEAPRIAYEKVFKEVEKHIPLEKPCLLFIATDEIEFLEHAKSRYSNVVALDAVRSHSGSAGVHFANKNNYTVGEEALIDACLLSRCDLLIRTSSNLSLWSSYFNPELPVILLNNRYMPTLEPE
- a CDS encoding sulfotransferase domain-containing protein, with translation MYRLIFIFCLAQSLIFAEEWNTVYLASFPRSGNHWVRFLVEEATHIATSSVYRDRNFPHLQNVFPWGAYCTDHGYEGHCRYPTLDDPVLIKTHYPFLKPKTKINPTPKSAICLIRHPIDSFYSFYVYRGGKEDKIDKKSLNEFIHGWRKFYEFWELQPGVQIIRYEDLLANPEIYLNHILQIAGFSFDQEDIDRALAKYPPQGKPLKHNGCYDDGSLDRIKIELSDILKRYNYDAM
- a CDS encoding outer membrane protein, whose amino-acid sequence is MIKKIQLLVISLLVVLTARLQAQECCELPSCFFLGNFCFDKTNVYAKLFGGVNFLQSTEISDTRAKYNAGHILAGSLGYRFCNGLILEGEYAFRRNSLSKIEFVGQGSSHHGHFQTSSYMANLICNLPCWNFVCWNIHSFIGAGIGYDFSEMHSSNSLVIFNQKWHQFSWQVMTGIVYPLFCNTKLTLEYKYHQGGSHFYNNSIGLGLIYTFGCNGFL
- a CDS encoding GMC family oxidoreductase, translating into MKLKFFILTLATACANLFGNHNPPYRCQMSADKLEADIIVIGGGASGCVLMHQLSKNGQYSVLGIEGGPNITNDPAIKAVGLPAFLLAGTGKPQYFWPGWNQTLPMPGINGRTSDWTTGLGLGGGASINGLYYGRGSDAVYSRWESVSGSSNWSLDNILATFKALENYQGLTTTPDARGTNGALSVLQTPTVSQITANVLLPASQAAFPGIPTVQDYNDPSVENCIDPRAQWFIDPSGTERASSATAYLNGTVMTPGGQGVNGHKLFLLFDAVAVKIVFNRHGVAKKVIYVKDGQCFEARAKKAVVLASGINSSKLLQLSGIGPAAVLDNAGIKPVFINENVGKHLQNHPLMFVTLLANPNTNGVPPGAPYAFTIHNVYLPVVGGSASDPRMLQILFEYIPATGQTPAVIAMGFELLNPVSEGSVNIQSDNSFQIAAADDGFYQSPPDLEDMKNAVKVYIRDMLTQLAPIDPPYYQPIPTDPINLVILSGYNDAVVEQYVRNNTNLSLDVHHFTSHCKMAPLSEGGVVDGETRVYGTRNVFVADNSICPVIPDINTAAAAMMIGLRSSEIIKRALKH
- a CDS encoding SDR family oxidoreductase, translating into MAKILVTGANGFVAKRLIVDLLNQGHQIFAMCRIKGTQAFAEDRPNLQYIWGDLRNPETLKMIPEDIEAAYYLVHSMSDIVNNLVDTEMEVVEQFLNGVKRTRIKQIIYLGGIINDEKKLSPHLKSRLLVENSLKESGIPCTVLRASIIIGAGSASFEIIRDLCEKLPLMVAPKWVNSRCQPIAIGDVLFYLSYVLLNEKCFNKTFDIGGPEVLTFEEVLLRYAKFRNLKRWIIKVPVLTPRLSSYWLVFITSVRYSLCSYLVESMKTNSVVQRDEIKKIAPHDCLTYKEALELAFQKISQNEVVSSWMDSWDIRGTDPNIENYIQVPSEGCLKDERRVLIQDSKASAIDRIWRIGGSSGYYALNWAWHLRGLFDQMIGGIGLNRGRRHASEIQVGDSIDFWRVIHSDKDKGDLILYAEMKLPGEAWLQFKIEPKNHEWFLVQTATFRPKGILGRLYWYALTPFHFVIFRKMAEALAGKKIKLKLL